The DNA sequence ACAATGTTGTTTCTGTGCTTAAGATCATGCCGTCAAGTTTATTGCGAGCTTCGACAGTTTCTTTTATTTTTTTGTCTTCAGCTTCGTTGTCTTTTGCGTCTTTAACCATTTTTTCAATTTCAGAAGCAGATAGTCCGCTACTGTTTGAAATCGTGATTGATTGCTCTTTTCCAGTGCCTTTATCTCTTGCTGTTACGCTTAAAATTCCGTTTGCATCGAGGTCAAAAATAACTTCGATTTGCGGAGTTCCACGAGGAGCAGATGGGATACCGTCTAATTTAAACTGGCCTAAAGATTTATTATCTTTTGCAAGTTCGCGTTCACCTTGGACCACATGAATATCGACAGCTGATTGATTGTTTTCTGCCGTTGAAAATACTTGTGATTTTTTAGTTGGGATCGTTGTGTTACGTTCGATTAGTTTTGTCGCAATTCCGCCCATTGTTTCAATACCAAGTGACAGGGGAGTTACGTCGAGAAGTAAAACATCGTTGACGTCACCAGATAAAATTCCACCTTGGATAGCAGCACCGAGTGCAACTACTTCATCAGGGTTTACAGATTTGTTTGGAGTTTTTCCAAAGAATTCTTTTACCAAGTCTTGGATCTTTGGCATACGAGTTGATCCACCGACCAAAATAACTTCATTAATTTGGCTTGTTGAAAGTTTTGCGTCAGCCAAAGCTTGTTTGCAAGGTTCAATAAGTTTTTTGAAGATGTCTGCGCATAGTGACTCTAATTTTGCACGCGATAATTTTACTGAGAGATGTTTTGGTCCTGATTCATCCGCTGTGATGTATGGCAGGTTGATGTCTGTTTCAAGCAGTGAAGATAAATCTTTTTTTGCTTTTTCAGATTCTTCTTTGAGTCTTTGTAAAGCCATTTTGTTTTTGCGAAGATCAATGCCAGTATCTTTTTGGAATTCTTCGATTAAGAAATTGATGATTTTTTCATCGATATCGTCACCGCCAAGTTTATTGTTACCACTTGTTGATTTTACTTCTATGACGCCATCTTGTACTTCTAGGATTGAAATATCAAATGTTCCGCCACCGAAATCGAATACTGCGATAGTTTCATCACGTTTTTTTTCACAACCGTACGCAAGGGCTGCCGCTGTAGGTTCGTTGATAATTCGCTTAACTTCGAGTCCT is a window from the Candidatus Dependentiae bacterium genome containing:
- the dnaK gene encoding molecular chaperone DnaK yields the protein MAKIIGIDLGTTNSAVAFMEGQTPKIIPNKEGQNTTPSIFAVAKDGKRMVGTMAKRQAVTNHENTIYSAKRFIGHTFDEIKNEIANYPYKIVRADNGDVAFEIGDKKFSPQEISAAILSNLKQTAEEYLGHKVTEAVITVPAYFNDAQRQATKDAGKIAGLEVKRIINEPTAAALAYGCEKKRDETIAVFDFGGGTFDISILEVQDGVIEVKSTSGNNKLGGDDIDEKIINFLIEEFQKDTGIDLRKNKMALQRLKEESEKAKKDLSSLLETDINLPYITADESGPKHLSVKLSRAKLESLCADIFKKLIEPCKQALADAKLSTSQINEVILVGGSTRMPKIQDLVKEFFGKTPNKSVNPDEVVALGAAIQGGILSGDVNDVLLLDVTPLSLGIETMGGIATKLIERNTTIPTKKSQVFSTAENNQSAVDIHVVQGERELAKDNKSLGQFKLDGIPSAPRGTPQIEVIFDLDANGILSVTARDKGTGKEQSITISNSSGLSASEIEKMVKDAKDNEAEDKKIKETVEARNKLDGMILSTETTLSENKDKLPEQDVTELQQAVEIAKTELKEKENDTEGLKSAFETLMTKAQKVAETLYKNSKDQQPGGPKSEDNNSDDNGPIDADIS